The following are encoded in a window of Haliotis asinina isolate JCU_RB_2024 chromosome 14, JCU_Hal_asi_v2, whole genome shotgun sequence genomic DNA:
- the LOC137260695 gene encoding ankyrin repeat domain-containing protein 50-like encodes MVKYILLQDNVDINSRVRCGRTAVMLAAEDGHKDVVELLVDKGADVSLVDEAGDNVLHCACRGGNKELVKYILSNKMVDIDSRGYRDKTPVMTAGQSGHKEVVELLVKHGANLLLRDERGDNILHLACKRGRLDVVKYIISLHKLDIDRGGFKKKTPVMLAGQGGHKEVVEVLVKHGANLLLRDERGDNILHLACWEGHLGVVKYIISLHKMDIDKGGFEKKTPVMLAGEGGHKEVVEVLVTDGANLALRNSDYNNILHLTSYGGYVDVVKYVLSQRVVDIDSRGWKRRTAVMIAGMEGHKGLVELYVKHGAKLSLTDRVGDNILHLACKRGRLDVVKYIISLHKMDIDKGAFEKKTPVMLAGERGHKEVVEVLVTDGANLALRNSDYNNILHLTSYGGYVDVVKYVLSQRVVDIDSRGWKRRTAVMIAGMKGHKGLVELYVKHGAKLSLTDRAGDNILLLAVSHVEVVKYILSLGVMNINVKNRKGKSAAMIARAKGLRDVIDILVSHGAHT; translated from the coding sequence ATGGTGAAGTATATCCTTTTACAGGATAATGTGGATATCAATAGTAGAGTACGGTGCGGCAGAACAGCTGTGATGCTGGCAGCTGAGGACGGGCACAAAGACGTGGTGGAGCTACTTGTGGACAAAGGAGCTGACGTGTCACTTGTGGACGAAGCAGGTGACAATGTCCTTCACTGCGCCTGTCGTGGTGGAAATAAGGAGTTGGTGAAGTACATCCTCTCAAACAAGATGGTTGATATAGACAGTAGAGGATACAGGGACAAAACACCAGTGATGACAGCAGGACAGAGTGGGCATAAGGAAGTGGTTGAGTTACTCGTCAAACACGGAGCTAATCTGTTACTCAGAGATGAACGcggtgacaacatccttcatctgGCCTGTAAGAGGGGACGCCTGGATGTGGTGAAGTACATCATCTCACTGCACAAATTGGATATCGACAGGGGAGGGTTTAAAAAGAagacaccagtgatgttagcagGACAGGGTGGACATAAAGAAGTGGTTGAGGTACTCGTCAAACATGGAGCTAATCTGTTACTCAGAGATGAACGcggtgacaacatccttcatctaGCTTGTTGGGAAGGACATCTTGGTGTGGTGAAGTACATCATCTCACTGCACAAAATGGACATCGACAAGGGGGGATTTGAAAAAAagacaccagtgatgttagcagGAGAGGGTGGACATAAAGAAGTGGTTGAAGTACTCGTAACAGATGGAGCTAATCTGGCTCTCAGAAACAGCGACTATAACAATATCCTCCACTTGACATCTTACGGGGGATATGTAGATGTTGTGAAATATGTCCTGTCACAGAGGGTGGTGGACATAGACAGCAGGGGATGGAAGAGGAGGACAGCAGTGATGATTGCAGGAATGGAAGGACATAAAGGATTGGTTGAACTATACGTAAAACATGGAGCAAAACTGTCACTCACAGATAGAGTcggtgacaacatccttcatctgGCCTGTAAGAGGGGACGCCTGGATGTGGTGAAGTACATCATCTCACTGCACAAAATGGACATCGACAAGGGGGCATTTGAAAAAAagacaccagtgatgttagcagGAGAGCGTGGACATAAAGAAGTGGTTGAAGTACTCGTAACAGATGGAGCTAATCTGGCTCTCAGAAACAGCGACTATAACAATATCCTCCACTTGACATCTTACGGGGGATATGTAGATGTTGTGAAATATGTCCTGTCACAGAGGGTGGTGGACATAGACAGCAGGGGATGGAAGAGGAGGACAGCAGTGATGATTGCAGGAATGAAGGGACATAAAGGATTGGTTGAACTATACGTAAAGCATGGAGCAAAACTGTCACTCACAGATAGAGCGGGTGACAACATTCTTCTATTAGCCGTTTCACATGTGGAGGTGGTGAAGTACATCCTGTCACTCGGCGTTATGAACATCAACGTcaagaatagaaagggaaagtCAGCAGCCATGATAGCAAGAGCCAAGGGACTACGAGACGTGATAGACATTCTTGTGTCACATGGTGCTCACACCTAA